Genomic window (Nicotiana sylvestris chromosome 7, ASM39365v2, whole genome shotgun sequence):
GAACCAGCATCACGTGACACCAGTTTCGGTCAATGTGCATCTGCCCTTGGGAGGGACGATCTCTCTTTCGGTCTAGTCTTAGAAGGGAGTATATTTGCTATCCATTTGGAGGGATTTAAGTGCCACTCTCTTTATTAATCATAGTCATTACTTGATAATGACATATATTAACATAAACAATTGAAACATAATCGATTTAAGAAATGACAGATAAAACTTATTACAGGTTCTTAGAAATTGTAATCAATTGGCAAATGTGCGGGGATTCTTTAGTAATTGTAAACGAGTATTAACTTTTGTGAAATAGCATGTAACATTTAGAATATTGAGTTGTCAATTATATCAACCAACGTAAAGTGGAATATGAACTGCTTTTACTTGTTTTTAACGCAAAGTCTAAACCGTAATTTCTTCTTAATTTTTGCTCAATACAACACAATTTACCTGTTCTTGCTTCTATATTAGAAAGCAtcctttaatttctttttcataataaaaataaactcTACATTAAATGATAATATTAGCGAGCAGATATATTCAGGGGCGGAGCTAGTGTATCATCTACCAGTTTAGCCGAACTCAATAGCTTTGTctataccttatattttattaaaaaatcaattaaatatatatataaatatttaattacgaACCTACGAACTCCGCTTATAAATATATTAATTGTCTTAGTCACAGCTCacaaagttgttgttgagctAGAACAATCACTTTTGGATCAATTAGGTGAGTTTTTAGTTAACTTCAAAAATACTTCAATTTATCCCATCATTTTATTCCAGTCGTAGGTCACGTGACCGACCTAATCCCTTTGTACTTTTGTTGAAGTTTCCATTTTCGACATGAAAAATCAAAGTCATTGTAATTTTTCGTTATTTCTAGATTCCCCCCCTAAAGATCTAGTTCTTTTACTTCTGTCTCCTGACGACTTTTCCTACTGATAATTTTTAGTCATTTCTGGACTGCACTCTACACCCTTTGACTGTTCCTGAACATTTTGATAAATCTGAGCCTCCAAATTTCGATTTTTCTTATTCCCCACTCAAAAAATCGAATCTTTCCTTAGTGGGTTTTAATTTCAAATTGTTTTGATCAATTTTTTATCCCATTATTTGCTTTTGGAATTGGTCAAAATTCAACACCCTTGTAGTTTTATGTTCTTATTTTGAAGGGTTTTGGTTATTTTGACCTGAAATTGGTGAAGTTCAGTTTATAATCCAACTTTGAAGACCATATTGTAGGTTCTTGATCCTCCTTTTGATCTGTAAGCTACTGTTTTTATgtcagtttttttttaattaactgTTAGATTTAACAAGTTGGATTCATTTCTTGTTTTTGATAGAGTTGTTGTGTTATAGAAATAGTACTGTTATAGTAACTTAGTTATGGCTTCATGTAAAAAAGCAAGAATAAAAGATGCTGCTTTTAGGCGTTTAGTATCTTTAGCACTGATAACTGTATCTGGAGTAGTTTTGCTGTTAATTCTTCTTAGGACCAATACAGTTTCTAATTTGATTAACAGTTATACTAATGAGAGTAGTGAAAGTTTTGAAAGTATTGAAGAAGCTAAGGTTAGTAATACACATCTCACTAGGATTCCGAAACTCCCCTTGCAAAATGAGCTGTCAATTCTTTTGAGCAAGAGAAATCAGATGCCGCCAAGGAACTTGAATTTGTATTCAAAGTTAGCTAAGGATCATGTTGTTATTGTTTTGTATGTTCATAACCGGCCCCAGTATCTTCAAATCGTGATCGACAGCCTTTCTCGCGTAGAAGGAATCAGTGAAACTTTGCTTATTGTTAGTCATGATGGATACTTTGAAGAGATGAACAAGATTGTGGAAAGCATTAAGTTTTGCCAAGTGAAACAAATATTTGCCCCTTACTCGCCACACATCTTTTCCGATAGCTTTCCTGGTGTATCTCCTAAAGATTGCAAAGAAAAAGATGATCCAGTTGAGAAACATTGTGAGGGAATGCCTGATCAGTATGGGAACCACCGGTCGCCAAAAATTGTCTCGTTGAAACATCATTGGTGGTGGATGATGAATACTGTCTGGGATGGACTAGAGGTGACTCGTCACCACTCGGGTCATATTCTCTTCATAGAAGAAGACCATTTCATTTATCCCAACGCGTATCGCAATATGCAGTTACTTGCAGAGTTGAAGTCAAAAAAGTGCCCCGACTGTTATGCTGCCAATCTTGCGCCATCTGAAGTGAAGTTGAGGGGAGAAGGAtgggaatgtttggtagctgaaAGGATGGGGAATGTGGGTTATGCATTTAACCGGACAGTGTGGAGGAAAATTCATAAAAAGGCAGCAGAGTTTTGCTCATTTGATGATTACAATTGGGATATAACAATGTGGTCGACAGTTTATCCTTCATTTGGTTCTCCAGTTTACACACTACGAGGGTCTAGGACCAGTGCGGTTCATTTCGGGAAATGTGGTTTGCATCAAGGTCACAATCGTAATGTAGCTTGTATGGACAATGGTGGTGTGAATATTGTTGTTGATGAAATTGATAAAGTTGCAAATATCAAACCAGAGTGGGAAGTTCGTAAATATGAGCACCAAGCAGGATATAAGGCTGGTTTCAAGGGCTGGGGAGGCTGGGGAGATGTACGGGATCGCGAATTGTGTATGGAATTTGCAAAAATGTATATCTGAGTGTGGTCATCCGCTTTCTGAAGAGTGGCACTCAGAGCTTCACGATCATACTACTTTGAGGTTTGGATCTTTGGGTTTCCCATGGAAATCATTCTTAGTGTAACACGTGTGTAAAATTTTAGGAATTACTTACATTATGTTTCACATTCACAGGCTAGCTTTTCTTGAATGCACGCAAAATTTTGTTCTATATTGTTCTGTGTTAAAGTTTGCACCTTTGCTGAAGAGAAACTTTTTTCCCTTTAAGGTTCTTCTTTAGTTTAGGTCGGCAGGTAGTGCTAGTCTGctagaacacacacacacacatattgtGTACGTACTAAAGAGCAGAGATCCTTGTTGCAGAAATTAAAGAGATATTTTCATATAGGACCAAGCATTTACAGGGTTCTTTAGGTGATTTACTGTTCTGTGAAGCATCTAAACTAAATTCTGTTCACAAAGCTAACTGTGCCTTTTCTTTCCATATACGTTAGCTAAGGTTGTCTTAGTGCTATTAAATCATCTCATTGAACAATAAACACCATTCTCTTGAAATTTGGATATATTTTTTTCTATAGAAGTTCCACAGAAtctcatgttttttttttataagaTAATGGATTTTATAcaaggcatcaagaagatgcaaaaTGTACAGTGCATTAAAAAACATTGTTAGCTCTATTACAAAAGGCCTAGTCTAAAGTTAAGGAGCTAACAAAGTCCAAAAAGGCTTCTGGGGAATTTACAGGTGAAAGGTTACTCCAGCTACATAAACTTGCTAAACATCTAGCCTTAAATATGTAATTTGGAGTAGAAATGCCTTCAAAACATCTTGTGTTTCTCTCAGTCCATATACACCAGAAGATACAAGCTGGGATCATCTTCCAAACTTCCCTGATGGATTttctgaccttccatgaactccAGCTAATCAATGCATCTCATGTTAACCATTGCATCGTCATCCGTTAGGTTGATACCGCTCTGTTTCCCTTCTTCGTTATCTGTTCATGTATTTACCTAGGTGTTTGATGGTGAGCTTTATATTCTGCTATTTGTAGTAAGTTCCTTAACTACAATGAGTAAATAGTATCACCAATATTTTTGAACTGATTCTAGAATTAAAATGGCAGCAAATGTTGAGGATACAATGTGATCTCTTAAGAACCGGTGGAAGTGCGTCAGGTTGCAGTCACTTTTTCCCATCAGAATTGCAAGTAGTTCTCTGAAACAGATTTGGCTAAATGTATTAGGTTTCTAAAGGAAGAAAGTTTAAAACAAGCTAATTCTCACCTTGTTTCTTGTTGTACATGCTTAAATGCTTAGTTTTGTTCAATGTTAACAGCTTTCTATAGTTGAAGTAGAGTCTGTTATCTATGCTCCTAGCTGGATATAATGACTGCTTTAACTCTTAAGGATGGATGCGACAGCATTGATTGATTCTCGCTTTTCCTCCTATGAGAACAAAAGGGACATCTAATATGTGCTTCTGGGGTAACAATCTTGGGAACCAAGGTTCAAATCCTAGTAGAGACGACACTAGGTGAATTCTTCCCATTTGCCTAGACATTGGTAGTTGCCTAGTACTTGTGCTGTGGATGGTAGCAGGTATCCAGTTAATTAGTCAAGATACGTGCAAATTGATCCGGAAGCCACTGTGACAGAAAAGGTCATTAGAATATGAAGCTGTGCCTGGAAATTGTAACAAAAGTGCATGACTTTATGCATGTCACAGAATTGAGAAGGATTTTAACATCTAATAAGGGGGTGAATAGAGTTCAATCATGGTGTACCCGAAAGAACTAGAGCAGTCATTCGGTTATTTCATTTCCACAAGATGGATTACCTTGAAATCACTTTTAGTTAGTGGTGATCCAACTGGACAGTGAATATTGAATTTCTGTGCCTGTCAGATAAAACCTCTCTTTTTCTGTTTATTTCCACTGCTCGATGATCTGCTGAAATTCCTTTTATTTTCCAGCTGTGGCATCTCTGTGAATTCTGTCCATTTGACATGGAGCAGATCAACGTTGAATGTTCCTCTGTGCATTCAGTGGTTGTCTTCGACTCTTCGTGAATCTTTGATCTTGGAAATGTCTTCCATGTTACTGTTATCATTTTTTCAAGATAATAACCTAATATTTCTCATGTCAACTGGAATTAGATACACGTTCACTCTTCTCACTTGAAGGTTATCGTCTTTCTTAGTTTCTTTCGTTCTAATGCCAATTGAGCCAACTGTTTCTTTAAGCCGACAGTTTGTTTATTACGGCAGCTTTTGGTTTTCATTGCGCATGGGGTCCAAAAATTCTGTTGTTTGTGAATTTATTTCCATGTATGGCTTCTCAAAAGTAGCAGGACATAGTGTGGTTGCATACAAACATTTCCAGTATGTATATGAGCTCATATCCTCCCACATTTGTTGTTGTTGCATTCTTGTTAGGGATGCTTGGATTGATGGTTGGAGTTTCATTGTTTGGTAGTAgagtctattttttttatttattgcaAAAGGATGGAGCAGTTTTTAATCCAAAAGGCGTTACTTTTCATTGAAAATGGTGATCGGGTATGCAAAAACCCGTTTTTTCGTTGttcttttatgtttttgtttgttGAGGAGAGATGGTGATTTCAGCCTTTTCTTTGTTTAGAGGAACCAAGTTGTACTATATATAGTCTTGTGCTCTCCTAGTTGGTTTCCCACTTTCTTATGTAAATCAAACAACCCTAAAGAAAAGTAAGCGCCATGTATAATAGTTTCCTACTATCATGATAAGAATAGGTTGGCGCTAATGGTGTCAAATGAGCAGGTTGGATTGATTTTGGACGGTCAAAAAATAGGCTGGCGCTAAGGGTGTCAAATGGGTGGGTTGGGCTAATTTGGGGCGGGTCAAAGAATAGGTTGGAGGTAGGGGTGTCAAATGGGCGGGTTTGACTGATTTTGGATCGGATCAAAAGTTACTTGAGTTGATATGGGCTAAATTTTGGGTCTTGTTCAACATGCCTAACTTTTATCAAGCTTTaattaaagtgtgttattttctTGAATTGAAATTAAcaaataagttttttttttcttttcttatgttATATATAACATAGggattttttcattcctatatactatttgaaactgttttttttttttggtaattaaatgATTTTATTTACCAACAACAAATATGTACGATGTCAAAAATTTGAAACTGGACATTCCCAGTTTCACACAACTTCTACTACAAGTCTTATATATCAAACTAAGGATAGAAATTCATTTCTGCCATTTCTCTTCTCTACCTTATTGTTTCTTGATCCCCCTATTTGCAACTTCTTGTACGATTTGTCTTACTATCACTTCCATTGTCTTCTGTTGTTCTTGAAATACTCTCCTGTTTCTTTCATTCAATATATGGTATACTACACATGCCAAAGTCGGTCTATATACTTGAGCATTTGTATTGTTTCCTGTTGCTTTGTCTTCAGCTCATTGTACCTCCCTTTGCCACTCCATCGAAGGTATGTAGCAGCTTGCTCTATATACTTCCAGCAATTCTACATTTAAACAACAAATGATCTAATGGTCTCATCTGCTTCATTACACAAGGGGCATCTTACTTCATCTGCAATTCCCCAAGCATGAAGTCTACTTCTTGTAAGGAGTCTGTTTTGCAGAGATAGATTCAGCACAAAGATCCACTTTGGAGCCCCTAAATTATTGCACGTTAATCTCTTCCATGATACTTTTTGATACTGTCCTCGCATGTCTTTATACCATTTCTTGACAGAGAAGTATTTCCATTCTGTCAGTTCCTTCATATTGACCCTTGCTGCCTCTACATATCTCTTTGCCATCAATGATTTTCTGAACTATCCATGATGCATTACTTAGATTGGTTTCCCACACTTCTTGCTTATTCCCATAATACAAATGAATCCACTGAACCCACAATTTGTCTTTCTTCTTACACATATTTCATAGTAATTTGCAAATTGCAGCTTTATTCCATGTATGCACATCCAGTATATTATATCCACCAGCAGTCTTTGGAGAGCACACTTTGTCCCATGATAACAAAGCTTTTTTTGAAGCATCTACTCCTCCTGTCCATAGAAAGGTTCTACAGACTGTttctatcttcttcttcatcttcttaggAATTACAAATATCTGCGACCAGTATATTTGGATGGAGAACAacactatttgaaactttattacccttaaTGTTCATGTTTAGTTAATTATCCGGCATAAACAAGTTtaaaagggttcaaaatgcccctaaactaTTGGAAAAGGTTTTAAAATATCCTTCATTCACAGGCTAAAAATACCCCTTCATCCACTTTTTTGATTCACTTATGTCATTTAACCATTAggtcaatgctaaattaaaaataattattattctttttgtaaaacttaaaaaaactattatgcaaaatattttatttttttaaactaatgcaccaaaagtccactaatttagtaaagtcttcttatttatttattttcagtttttacaaaaaaatgtttttgttttttatttttttcagtttttaaagcatttttgtgtaaaaactgaaaaagaaattgtaaaaacagaagaaaaaaaattttaataaaatattttcgttttttaaaaactgaaaaaaatattttgtttttgaaaaatatttttttccagttttttcaatatttttaaaccATTTCGTTTTATTTTCgttttcagttttttttaaagaaaaaatatttttgcttttttaaaaaaactgaaaaaaaatattttttaaaaacgaagatattttgttaaaaatatttttttcagtgTTTGTAAAACGaatatattttattaaaaacattttctttttctgtttttacaatttttttcagtttaaaaaaaacatgctttaaaaaaactggaaaaaatgaaaaaaaaaatattttttggtaaaaactggaaaaaaagaagaagaagactttacTAAATTAGCGGACTACTAGTgcattaatttaaaaaaatgaaaatattttgtaaaatatttttttttaaagttttacaaaaagaataataattatttttaattcagtATTGACCTAACGGTCAAATGGCATAAGTAAATCAAAAAGGAGGATGGAGGggtatttttagcccaatagatggatgaagggtatttttaaaccttttccaatagtttaggggcattttgaacccttttccatatatacaatccaccttaaaaggctctcaATCCATTATTTGTGCCTTCAATCAAGGGTGTAAAATATTGCAATTCAACTTCTCAATACACAAGAATATGTTTTTAGGAGTGAAGTAACATAATACGAGTAATAGCATTTAAGTTAATCACCCACGGGTATAAACAAGTAAGCAGTTATAGTTAAATCCAGAGCAAACCAAAACAATTAGTGATCAGAtattggtgtcacacctcctttttacctacacccgcagGGGCgtaaaaggagtttttccaattaagggacaatagaaaatgagatttattatttaatttagagtcgtcacttaggagatttatggtgtcccaagtcaccggttgaatcccgaatcgaggaaaagattgactctatattacaatccgcgaaccagaaatccaagtaaggaattctgttaacccgggagaaggtgttaggcattcccgagttccgtggttctagcatggtcgctcaactgtcatattcgggttgtttatctgattttagtacatgttgaacctatgtgccaattttaagtCTTTAACcactcttattattattattatttttatagagaattgcaacgttgtgaaaatgtatctcgaaccacgtcacaatcaatgcacccgtggtcgtcgacacacatcgacttcgttgagatttggatttgggtcacatcaatgtacacccgtgtttaagaaagtaaattattaaatggctctcctaaagcgactagcacattattattttttgagaaggccgtgaaatcttgctaaaacagcccatccgaagtctaattaattattaaccatttattgaggcgAGGCGAGGCTCATTTATTTAAAGGgcaatcctaaagcgactacatttctattaaatttgtctttaAAAGAAACGAGAAaagtcttaattaattacatgcttgacaaGTAGTTATTGGATTAGGATAGATGATAACGGTAATTTACACTCGAACTTGTAAAAATGGAGAAATGTTTCGTGCCTTTATTCTATAAGCGAACTACTAAAGCTGAAATTACCAAATGCATACAAAATTGTCAAGATACAACAAACTAACCcttctccaaattgatttaaactaacattcctAAAATTGATTTATACTATTGGAATTAACGGCTAGGGAATGTTATCAACATGGATTCGAATATTGGCCTATATGTTGCCTAACGGAATCAAACACTGCCTATTTAAAATCTGCCTTAAATACAAAAGAAAGCTGGAGATGAAATATGGCCACTAATCCCTTAACTTATTTGTTCATTCTACAAATTACATATTTAACTACATGGAATCTGTAATTGACAACTACAGACTATAGTTTGAAAACCAAACAGTTCCAGTTAAATACAAGACTACGCCATGCATTCCAGTTGAGTTATAAAACTAAACTATATAAATACTTGTCACATATCTCATTAAACTATAGGTACAACAATAATTCATCCAATAACCTagcattgcatttcatttttcaCATCTCACAGCCACATCAGTATTGATTCGAaaatgtacctgatattggaagcaaagaaaaagaagatcaACAGAAATgtagtagcatacaacaacagcaacagcaacccAGAAACAGATTAAAACCAGCAGAAATCCAGCAGACAACCAATGGAACAGTTTTAACCAACAGCAAATTCAGGACCACAAGTTGCAATTTCAGAAGTACCAAACAGCAACACAGATATACCAGAAACCCAGAAATAAAACTAGAAATACCACCAGCAATCACATGCAGAAACAGAATGTATTCAGAAATGCAATAGAACAGTAGATTTTCTGATTTTCAAACACTCAAAGAAAATAAGCTTGAAGCTTCAAGGATACAGTAGCAAACTGGCACTGATTTTTAACAGTGGAAGAAAGACTtcacttttcagttttcttttatCTCTCAACCCTCTTTTTTAACTTTCTCCAATTACTGAACTTCTAGCTGTTTAAAATTCAGCCTATTCAACTCTAAAATTACTGAattttgatgataaaatccagCAGGTTTTTAACTTGAACTATGAATGTTTTCTCTTTCTTCAAAGTTCAGCTTTCATTCACTCTTAAACTCTCCAAAATTCCTCTCTAGTATTATTCAGAAGATAGCTTTTCATTCTtcttccctctttttttcttagTTCTCTTTCTGCCCTCTTTTTTCTTCGCTTTAAAAATCAGTCCCCAACACCCTTTTATACAAATCTGCCCCCCTCTCAAACATACTGCCCGacccttttccttatttaaatcaGAAGTTTCcactaaaatctgattttttcactttaaatcccactaaggaagcttttccttattttcagccccccttcccttttgttccccattagtgtattaattaataccccactaacaaaGCACTAATACTAAAATATAATCCTAACTATTTCATTCCTAAATCATCCCtgaaaaccccttaatattactgcctccTAACACAATTATTTAACTGTATTAAAACCTTAATTCTGAAATCTGTTTAACTAACAATTAACCAAAACTAAtttgattaacagctataaccaattctcttaacAAACTGAATGATTAAGGTTGAGTTCCCCTTGAATCTCATGGACTGAATTTGAATCACAACATAAAACTCAACATAAtcattataactgaaattgaaactaaaccaaaaatgagcatgaatgcaggtaacatgaatgcaggttcattgtcagcctattgacaatgccctaAAGCTAAATGTCCATAGATCAAACACACACAACATTCGACCTTAAATCATTTTACGAAACTACTGATAAAACTAGACTTAATCGATGAGAAC
Coding sequences:
- the LOC104214949 gene encoding alpha-1,6-mannosyl-glycoprotein 2-beta-N-acetylglucosaminyltransferase produces the protein MASCKKARIKDAAFRRLVSLALITVSGVVLLLILLRTNTVSNLINSYTNESSESFESIEEAKVSNTHLTRIPKLPLQNELSILLSKRNQMPPRNLNLYSKLAKDHVVIVLYVHNRPQYLQIVIDSLSRVEGISETLLIVSHDGYFEEMNKIVESIKFCQVKQIFAPYSPHIFSDSFPGVSPKDCKEKDDPVEKHCEGMPDQYGNHRSPKIVSLKHHWWWMMNTVWDGLEVTRHHSGHILFIEEDHFIYPNAYRNMQLLAELKSKKCPDCYAANLAPSEVKLRGEGWECLVAERMGNVGYAFNRTVWRKIHKKAAEFCSFDDYNWDITMWSTVYPSFGSPVYTLRGSRTSAVHFGKCGLHQGHNRNVACMDNGGVNIVVDEIDKVANIKPEWEVRKYEHQAGYKAGFKGWGGWGDVRDRELCMEFAKMYI